A section of the Perognathus longimembris pacificus isolate PPM17 chromosome 7, ASM2315922v1, whole genome shotgun sequence genome encodes:
- the Btf3l4 gene encoding transcription factor BTF3 homolog 4 isoform X1: MNQEKLAKLQAQVRIGGKGTARRKKKVVHRTATADDKKLQSSLKKLAVNNIAGIEEVNMIKDDGTVIHFNNPKVQASLSANTFAITGHAEAKPITEMLPGILSQLGADSLTSLRKLAEQFPRQVLDSKAPKPEDIDEEDDDVPDLVENFDEASKNEAN, from the exons ATGAATCAAGAAAAGTTAGCCAAACTTCAGGCTCAGGTCCGGATAGGGGGCAAG GGTACAGCTCGCAGAAAGAAGAAGGTGGTACATAGAACAGCTACAGCTGATGACAAAAAGCTTCAGAGTTCTCTAAAAAAACTGGCAGTGAATAATATAGCTGGTATTGAAGAG GTGAACATGATTAAAGATGACGGGACAGTTATTCATTTCAACAACCCCAAAGTACAAGCTTCCCTCTCAGCTAACACCTTTGCAATTACTGGTCATGCAGAAGCCAAACCAATCACAGAAATGCTTCCCGGAATATTAAGTCAGCTCGGAGCTGACAGCTTAACAAGTCTTAGAAAGTTAGCAGAACAGTTCCCTCGGCAAG TGTTGGATAGCAAGGCACCAAAACCAGAAGACATTGATGAGGAGGATGATGATGTTCCAG atcTTGTAGAAAATTTTGATGAAGCATCAAAGAATGAAGCAAACTAA
- the Btf3l4 gene encoding transcription factor BTF3 homolog 4 isoform X2: MIKDDGTVIHFNNPKVQASLSANTFAITGHAEAKPITEMLPGILSQLGADSLTSLRKLAEQFPRQVLDSKAPKPEDIDEEDDDVPDLVENFDEASKNEAN; this comes from the exons ATGATTAAAGATGACGGGACAGTTATTCATTTCAACAACCCCAAAGTACAAGCTTCCCTCTCAGCTAACACCTTTGCAATTACTGGTCATGCAGAAGCCAAACCAATCACAGAAATGCTTCCCGGAATATTAAGTCAGCTCGGAGCTGACAGCTTAACAAGTCTTAGAAAGTTAGCAGAACAGTTCCCTCGGCAAG TGTTGGATAGCAAGGCACCAAAACCAGAAGACATTGATGAGGAGGATGATGATGTTCCAG atcTTGTAGAAAATTTTGATGAAGCATCAAAGAATGAAGCAAACTAA